One window from the genome of Glycine soja cultivar W05 chromosome 12, ASM419377v2, whole genome shotgun sequence encodes:
- the LOC114377889 gene encoding choline transporter protein 1-like, whose amino-acid sequence MRGPLGAVIGRYPSSDGTTHLGGIIRHNKKCRDIAVLVIFVAFWIALIVNSSFAFNRGNPLRLTYGLDYKGNVCGQKHAVQDLRELELRYWLSPNQVYQSGLKDSQFKLANARSICLLDCPIPSEDSLTWVCDYPEGDIRVSLNDWIDMNYDYFEFLTPEMRNSSLQLQGPCYPVIFPSVNVYWSCQFIVKASNVSLKHWRQMGGVNINEDIVIDKSIHEYINSHSAVLKRYMADIGKAWPVLIVCGGILPLFLSVIWLLMIRHFVAAMPWITVVLFNVLIISVTMFFYLKVGWIGNDAISPIIGEHDPYIHVFVRELTHLRVVTVLMTFIMLVAILTSIAVVRRILMATSVLKVAAKMIGEVRALIIFPIIPYGILAVFYMFWISAALHLFSSGRVVQNNCNSNCCAYDLLEKKVICDQCCGYSILYTPHIGVAILFHFFSCYWATQFLIACSSTVIAGSVASYYWAHGEASPEIPFLSVFSSMKRLMRYSLGSVALGSLTVSFVESIRFLLESIRRKLKGSSHVPDSWIGKAAHQSSQCFRRSIEWTIKSVNRNAYIMIAITGKSFFRASAIATELIMNNILRIGRVNVIGDVILFLGKLCVSLSSAAFAFLMLDAHKYRSAHNKISSPLLPVVVCWALGYIVATLFFAVVEMSIDTIILSFCQDSEEHGTAQYAPPLLIETLGDQNEMQRLTQGPQ is encoded by the exons ATGAGGGGTCCTTTGGGTGCAGTCATAGGAAGGTACCCTTCAAGTGATGGAACCACTCATTTGGGTGGCATCATAAGGCACAACAAAAAATGCAGAGACATAGCCGTTCTTGTCATCTTTGTTGCATTCTGGATTGCCTTGATTGTCAACTCCAGCTTTGCTTTCAACCGAGGAAACCCATTGAG GCTTACTTATGGGCTGGACTACAAAGGAAACGTGTGTGGACAAAAGCATGCAGTTCAAGATCTTCGAGAATTGGAGCTCAGATACTGGCTAAGTCCTAATCAGGTTTATCAAAGTGGATTGAAGGATAGCCAATTCAAGCTGGCCAACGCCCGCAGTATATGCTTATTGGACTGCCCTATACCTTCTGAAGATTCACTTACTTGGGTGTGTGATTATCCTGAAGGAGATATTCGCGTTTCATTGAATGATTGGATTGATATGAACTATGATTATTTTGAGTTCCTTACGCCAGAAATGAGAAACTCTTCTCTTCAACTTCAAGGCCCTTGTTATCCTGTCATATTTCCTAGTGTAAATG TTTACTGGAGTTGCCAATTCATTGTTAAAGCATCGAATGTATCCTTAAAGCATTGGCGGCAGATGGGTGGAGTTAACATCAATGAAGACATTGTTATTGACAAGTCCATTCATGAGTATATCAATTCTCATTCAGCTGTTTTAAAG AGATACATGGCTGACATAGGAAAGGCATGGCCTGTGCTGATTGTTTGTGGAGGGATTTTACCTCTGTTTCTGTCTGTGATTTGGCTGCTGATGATTCGGCATTTTGTTGCTGCCATGCCTTGGATTACAGTGGTTTTGTTTAATGTTCTTATAATATCAGTTACAATGTTTTTCTACCTAAAAG TTGGCTGGATAGGAAATGATGCTATTTCCCCCATCATAGGTGAGCATGATCCTTACATTCATGTATTTGTAAGG GAGCTTACTCATCTACGAGTTGTCACTGTCCTTATGACCTTTATCATGCTTGTTGCCATTCTTACATCAATTGCTGTTGTTCGGCGAATCCTTATGGCAACTTCTGTCCTTAAG GTTGCTGCAAAAATGATAGGAGAAGTTCGAGCACTTATTATTTTTCCAATCATACCGTATGGTATTCTTGCAGTGTTCTACATGTTCTGGATTTCTGCTGCTCTTCATTTGTTTAGCTCTGGTCGGGTTGTTCAGAATAATTGCAACTCTAACTGTTGCGCATATGACCTGTTGGAAAAAAAGGTGATCTGTGATCAgtgttgtggatatagcattCTTTACACACCGCATATTGGAGTTGCCAtcctttttcacttttttagCTGTTATTGGGCTACACAATTTCTCATAGCTTGCTCATCAACAGTGATTGCTGGATCTGTTGCCTCTTACTATTGGGCCCATGGTGAAGCATCT CCTGAAATTCCTTTTCTTTCAGTCTTTTCCTCCATGAAGAGGCTTATGCGTTACAGTCTTGGTTCTGTGGCTCTTGGCTCTCTGACTGTATCATTTGTAGAGTCAATCCGCTTTCTGCTTGAATCTATTCGCCGGAAACTTAAAGGCTCTAGCCACGTGCCTGATAGCTGGATTGGCAAGGCTGCTCACCAATCTTCTCAATGTTTTCGAAGGTCTATTGAGTGGACCATCAAATCAGTGAACCGAAATGCTTACATCATG ATTGCTATAACGGGTAAAAGTTTCTTTAGAGCTTCTGCTATTGCAACAGAATTGATCATGAATAACATCCTACGGATTGGGCGTGTTAACGTTATTGGAGATGTTATTTTGTTCCTTGGAAAACTATGTGTCAGCCTCTCAAGTGCTGCTTTTGCTTTCCTCATGTTGGACGCACACAAGTACAGATCTGCACATAACAAGATCTCATCTCCACTATTGCCTGTTGTG
- the LOC114380491 gene encoding vicilin-like seed storage protein At2g18540 → MSRDENANGSQPESDDDDEAPARRYSRKSRENSDVDSEPDRKHINSRRGTSDSDDGDRRRRRERKSRRHYCSESDSGSGKAREDSDVDSETDRKQCNSRRKSQGGRSDSDDGDRTHRRKRKSRRRHSSDFGSEESESERSGSESESEEERKRREKRRRREKEDEREWKRRRREKERKRRRREKEKEEEERRKKEKLKKKKKKEKEERGKKGAVTNSWGKYGVIRETDMWTKRPEFTAWLAEVKQVNLENMSNWEEKQMFKEFMEDHNTATFPSKKYYNLDAYYRHQMEKEMKKGFKKVQATERTVFNDEEQRRQELLQAREKHKEEQVMALKHSMQTGMAQAMKEQTQLREEMAYQYKLGNFEAAAAIQRRLDPDAAI, encoded by the exons ATGTCGAGAGACGAAAACGCAAACGGTTCTCAGCCGGAAAGCGACGACGACGACGAAGCTCCGGCACGGAGATATTCTAGGAAATCGCGAGAAAATTCGGATGTAGATTCTGAACCCGATAGAAAGCACATCAATTCGCGGAGAGGAACCTCCGATTCCGACGACGGGGATAGGCGCCGCCGGAGGGAGAGGAAATCGCGGCGGCACTACTGCAGCGAGTCGGATTCCGGTTCCGGGAAAGCGCGAGAAGATTCTGATGTAGACTCGGAAACCGATAGAAAGCAATGCAATTCGAGGAGAAAATCGCAGGGAGGACGCTCGGATTCCGACGACGGCGACAGAACGCACCGGAGGAAGAGGAAATCGCGGCGGCGCCACAGCAGTGACTTCGGCTCGGAGGAGTCCGAGTCGGAGCGGTCCGGTTCGGAATCGGAGAGTGAGGAGGAGCGGAAGCGGCGGGAGAAGAGGAGAAGGAGAGAGAAGGAGGATGAGAGGGAGTGGAAGCggagaaggagagagaaagagaggaagaggcgaaggagagagaaagagaaagaggaagaggagaggaggaagaaggagaagctgaagaaaaagaagaagaaggagaaggaggagagAGGGAAGAAGGGAGCGGTGACGAATTCTTGGGGGAAGTATGGTGTTATTAGAGAAACTGATATGTG GACCAAACGACCAGAGTTCACTGCATGGTTGGCAGAAGTAAAGCAG GTGAATCTGGAGAATATGTCCAATTGGGAAGAAAAACAGATGTTCAAAGA ATTCATGGAGGATCACAACACAGCTACCTTTCCTTCCAAAAA GTACTACAATCTTGATGCTTACTACAGGCATCAAATGgaaaaagagatgaaaaaagGTTTTAAGAAAGTCCAGGCAACAGAGCGCACTGTTTTCAATGATGAAGAACAGCGCAG GCAAGAATTGTTGCAAGCTCGTGAAAAGCACAAGGAGGAGCAAGTAATGGCATTGAAGCACTCTATGCAAACTGGAATG GCACAGGCAATGAAAGAGCAAACTCAACTTAGGGAGGAGATGGCTTACCAGTACAAGCTTGGAAACTTTGAG GCTGCTGCTGCTATCCAGAGAAGGTTGGATCCCGATGCTGCCATATAG